The following are encoded in a window of Legionella geestiana genomic DNA:
- a CDS encoding PHA/PHB synthase family protein, producing the protein MTQHDELATLLHQIAEESLRLLAHFQKNPAMLAESLDPWMTFGNNLQTLSGMLAMNPADILSRQAAFWSDATTLWQKQCELWMQGQSLPLDDPRFSSEEWQENPFFSVLAQFYLLASEHAVRLVEKLPIQDVKMAHKLRFFVRQYLDALSPANFPATNPKLFAETVHSRGLNLLRGLQNFLEDIDRDSASLVMRMTDMRAFTVGKNIAATEGEVIYRNELMEIIQYTAKTPRTRTIPLLIVPPWINKYYVLDLSAHNSFIGWLVSKGITVFTISWVNPGSELANTAMCDYLQNGSLRAIEVVREQMGCETVNTLGFCIGGTLLAMTLAWLAAGDTAPVASATFLATLIDFSEPGDIGVYIDDALLEKLEADMQSKGFLDGRLMAQAFNSLRANDLVWSFFIKNYLQGRAQVPFDILYWNADSTNMPAKMHSQYLRWMYLHNDLVKPGKIRCNGRALNIGAITIPAFFVATEKDHIAPWRSVWKGFQKIGGDKQFLLGGSGHIAGIINPPASNKYHYCVNPNIPKAADKWLDAAERFEGSWWPEWLKWLKAHSGSSKKAPVFDALPLKSLGSAPGTCVLKKSGLS; encoded by the coding sequence ATGACCCAGCACGACGAACTTGCCACCCTGCTGCATCAGATTGCAGAAGAAAGCCTGCGCCTGCTCGCGCATTTTCAAAAAAATCCAGCGATGCTCGCAGAGAGTCTTGATCCATGGATGACGTTTGGTAATAACCTGCAAACCCTCTCCGGCATGCTGGCCATGAACCCGGCTGATATCCTGAGCCGCCAGGCCGCTTTCTGGAGTGATGCCACAACACTCTGGCAAAAACAGTGCGAACTCTGGATGCAGGGTCAGTCTCTGCCGCTGGATGACCCGCGTTTCAGTTCAGAAGAGTGGCAGGAAAATCCTTTTTTCAGCGTGCTGGCACAGTTTTATCTGCTGGCGAGCGAGCACGCGGTTCGGCTCGTAGAAAAGCTGCCGATACAGGATGTGAAAATGGCGCATAAACTGCGGTTTTTTGTGCGCCAGTATCTCGATGCCCTCTCGCCTGCGAACTTTCCTGCGACCAACCCGAAGCTGTTCGCAGAAACCGTGCACAGCCGCGGTTTAAATCTGCTGCGCGGATTGCAAAATTTTCTTGAGGATATAGACCGCGATTCCGCAAGCCTTGTGATGCGCATGACCGACATGCGCGCCTTTACGGTGGGTAAGAATATTGCCGCAACGGAGGGTGAGGTTATTTATCGCAATGAACTGATGGAAATCATTCAGTACACGGCAAAAACCCCGCGCACCCGCACCATTCCGCTCCTGATTGTTCCGCCATGGATAAACAAATACTATGTGCTCGATTTAAGCGCTCATAATTCGTTTATCGGCTGGCTGGTCAGTAAAGGGATAACGGTATTCACCATTTCATGGGTCAATCCAGGGTCTGAACTGGCCAATACCGCCATGTGTGATTATCTGCAAAACGGTTCACTGCGCGCCATTGAGGTGGTGCGTGAACAGATGGGATGCGAAACCGTTAATACGCTGGGTTTTTGCATCGGCGGCACGCTGCTCGCCATGACGCTTGCCTGGCTTGCAGCAGGCGATACGGCTCCCGTCGCATCAGCAACCTTTCTTGCCACTCTGATAGATTTTAGCGAGCCTGGTGACATCGGTGTTTACATTGATGATGCACTGCTTGAAAAACTGGAAGCCGACATGCAGTCCAAAGGCTTTCTGGACGGGCGCCTCATGGCGCAGGCATTCAACTCGCTGCGCGCGAACGACCTCGTCTGGTCGTTTTTTATTAAAAACTACCTTCAGGGTCGTGCACAGGTGCCCTTTGATATCCTATACTGGAATGCCGATTCCACCAACATGCCGGCGAAAATGCATTCGCAGTACCTGCGCTGGATGTACCTGCATAACGACCTCGTAAAACCCGGAAAAATCCGCTGTAACGGGCGAGCGCTAAACATCGGCGCCATCACCATACCTGCGTTTTTTGTCGCAACGGAAAAAGACCACATCGCGCCATGGCGCTCCGTTTGGAAAGGCTTTCAAAAAATCGGTGGCGACAAACAGTTTTTACTGGGGGGCTCAGGCCATATTGCCGGCATTATCAATCCGCCGGCGAGCAACAAATACCACTACTGCGTCAACCCGAATATCCCCAAAGCTGCCGATAAATGGCTGGATGCAGCTGAGCGTTTTGAAGGTTCCTGGTGGCCTGAATGGCTTAAATGGCTTAAAGCCCACTCTGGCAGCAGCAAAAAAGCGCCCGTTTTCGATGCATTACCGCTAAAAAGCCTCGGCAGCGCACCAGGAACCTGCGTTCTAAAAAAATCCGGCCTGTCTTAG